The genomic interval TGCGGTTAAGTCGGGTCATTCGGGCACTTACCCTGGGGGAATGGGAACATCCCATTGAAGATGCCAGTAGGATTGCCGAACTAGAAGTTTTGGCGCACTCCTTCCGGCAAATGGCAGAACAGTTGCAGAAATCTTTTGATCAGGTCAAAACGGCGCTGGAAGAATCGGAAGAAAAATTTACTAAGGTTTTTCGGACTAGCCCGGACGCGGTCAACATTGTGACTATTCCAGAAGCGAGATACCTGGATGTAAATGACAGTTTTCTGGAAACGACGGGTTACTCCCGGGAAGAGGTTATCGGTCGGACAGCCTTTGAACTGAAGCTGATTGCTGATGTAGAGCAGGTGCAAAAACTCCAGTACCTGGTCGAAACAAACCAGGAGATTCGGAATGTGGAATTTGATTTTTGTACTAAATCGGGACAAATCCGGACTGCGCTCCTGTCCTGTGAGGTAATCGAGCTGGAAGGGCAACGGTGCATTCTCTCGGTTTCCAGGGATATTAGCGATCGGTTAGTGTCACGAATTTTTCGCCATTAGACAGAGAAAAAAGATTCAGTGACAGTAGAGGAACTCCATCGAGAGGGGAGCTTCCCATGACCATAGCCCAACGAGAACAACAAATCCATCGAGTCAAAGCCGTCAGTTTTCAACCTGAACTGGATGAGGCGTTAGAACAGGCCCTCAGAGAGGCCGTCATCAGTGCCGTCAAAATCACCTTGGAGAGCGCACTGAAAGAGGAACTCAAGGCAGAACTAGCCAAAATGGGAGACGATCGACCTCGACGTTCCGGGTATTTTCAACGGAGACTCGATACCCAGTATGGCCAGGTGAAGGATTTGCGAGTTCCGAAATTACGAGAACGCAACCCAGAACGAGAGTGGCAGATTCTCCAACGTTACCAACGGGGCTTAGGCAACCTGCTCAACTGGTTGTGTTGTTTGTATGTGATGGGACTGTCGTTGAGAGATTTGCAAGAGGCGCTATATTTTCTCATAGGACATGTGCTTTCCCGCAGTGCTGTGAACCAAGTCACCCTCCAGATTCAGCAACACTTAGACACTCGTCGCTTAGCCCCGATTGGCAAAACCCCTGCGATATTAATCGTCGATGGGGTGTGGGTAGAGATTCAATATACCCGAGAAGCGTTTAAGCTAGACCGGGCAGGACATCTGCGACAAAGTCGGCAGGCCGAAGAACGGGTAATTTTGGCAGTTCTAGCCGTCTGGGAGGATGGGTCTTATGAAATCCTGCATTATGAGATTGCCTCCGACGAAGGAGAAGCAGAGTGGGAGGCCTTGTTTGAGCATTTAATCGCCCGAGGACTGCAAGCCGATGCGGTGAAATTAGTGGTCAGTGATGGCAGTTTGGGATTGCCCAAGGCGTTGAAAAAGACCTTGCCCCAGGCCCAACAGCAACGCTGTATCACGCACAAAATCCGAGGGATTGAGCGCTATTTGAGTTATGAGGATTTGCCGAAAACCGATGAGCAGGAACAACCCCTGAAGCGGGAAGATGCCAAACGGCAGCGTCGATTTGAAATTGCCTCTGAGGCTTATCAAATCTACAATGCAGAGACTTTGGAGCAGGCAAGGCAACGGTTAGAGCAATTCATCACCAAATGGGAAACACAAGAACCCAAAGCCATCCAAGTCTTTCAACGCGATCTAGAGTTGACCCTGACTTTCTATCAATTTGCACCAAACCTGCATCGGCATATTCGCACCACTAATCATTTGGAGCGGCTATTTCGAGAATTTCGCACCAAGTCAGATGAAATTGGGGCATTCCCGCATGAAACGAGTTGCCTCACTGTCTTTTTCCTCGTGATTGAGCGTGATCATGCCAAACATGACCGTAAAACCGTGGCGAAAAATTCGTGACACTAACGCGATCGCAAACAACTAGAAATTGCCCTGCAACGTTCTGAAGCAAAACTAAAAGATGTGCTGAATAGTGCAACGGTTGGTATTTGTTCGTTTCGCCGCTATATCGACGACAGTCTGGAGTATGAATACTTTTCTGCGGGGCATGCGCTGATTTATGGGTACACTTCAAAAGAACTGATGGCAGATATTCATCTCTGGAAATCGCGGGTTCATCCGGAGGATCTGAAAAATATTGTTCTTCCTGCCCACAAAAAACTTCTGAAGCACCACTCCTGTTCAATGGAGTACCGATTTTTCCATAAGGATGGAAGCGTCCGTTGGATTTCTGAGGATTTGACCGCTCGCTGGGATGAAGTGGTGGATTGTTTAGTTATCACTTCTGCTGCGGTTGACCGGACTGCGCGTAAACAGGCAGAGGAAGCGTTGCGTCAAAGTGAGGCAACAAAAAATCAGATTCTTAAAGCAATTCCAGATTTAATGGTCTGGATGACGATCGATGGCGTTTGTCTGGATGTGATTGACGACAACCCAGACAGTGCCATTCCGCGCTGGGTGGCGATCGGAAAAAATCTCTATGACCTGCTTCCGGCTGAAGTGGCACAAAAACGCAAACAAGCGGTTCAACAAGCTTTGCAAACGGGGGAAGTGCAGGTTTATGAACATCAATTTACGATGCGAGGAAAAACCTTCAACGAAGAGATCCGGGTGGTGGTGGTTGGAACCGACCGGGTTTTAGTCATCGTTCGTGACATGACCGATCGCAGATCTGTTGCCAGCTAATTGCTTTGAGCTTTGAGCCTGTTGGGTTAGGAGTTTTGTAAAAATAATTCGGGTAGCGTCTCGCCAGTGTGACAGGATGCCTGTACCAGGGCTAAAAACCTGTTCAACTAATTCCTATAAGCTGCCTTAAGATGTTCTTTTGACTCGAAGCGATCGAATGGTGCCCTGATGTCCAGTGGTGCAATACCCTTTCCCAATAGCGACATCTTGGTTGTAGACGACACACCGAGTAACTTACGGTTGCTCTCCGATTTGTTGACGGCTCAAGGATACCAGGTTCGAAAAATTGCCGATGGACGGTGGGCAATTCAAGCCGCCCAATTGAGCCCACCCGATCTCATTCTGCTAGATATCGTCATGCCTGGGATAAACGGCTATGAAGTTTGCCGCCTATTGAAGGCGAATGAGCGCACCCGCGAAGTTCCGGTCATTTTTCTGAGTGTCAATGATGAAGTGCTGGACAAGGTTCAGGCGTTTCGGATGGGGGGAGTGGATTACATCACGAAGCCGTTTGAGCCAGCGGAGGTGTTAGTCAGGGTAGAAACTCAGTTAAAACTGAGCCAGTTGCAAAAACAAGTGCAGGAACAAAATCTGCAACTACAAACCCAAAATCTGCGGCTCCAGAAGGAAATGAGCGATCGCACAGCTACCCAGTTAGCCCTGGATACGCTCACCCAAAACTTAGAAACCAAACTCCGGGTTAATACATCTGAACTAACCAAACAAAATCAACAACTTCTCCATTTGCAGGCACAACTGAAAGAAGCCCTGGAACAAACGCAACGGTTGAGTCAGCTCAAGTCGGAACTGCTGCATGCGATCGTGCAGGAATTTTACAACCAAACCCAAACTTCATTTCCATCCGATAGAATGACTCATCCTCCGTTAGAATGACCTGATGTTGCGATCGCTCGACGGATGAATTGGAACCAACTCAACAGCGCCTTTACGCTCTTTCTCAGTTTGTTGGTAGAAGCAGTGCCCTTCCTGCTTCTGGGGGTGCTGTTTTCTGGCATTCTGCTATTTTTTATTGATGAGCGTAAGCTGATCCGGCTGATGCCAAAACATCCACTCCTGGGTGCATTGGTGGGAAGTTGTATTGGGTTTCTGTTTCCCGTTTGTGAGTGTGGAAATGTGCCTGTGGCACGACGGTTGTTGATGCAGGGTGTGCCTTCTCCCGTTGCGATCGGCTTTTTGCTGGCGGCTCCAACCATTAACCCGATCGTGTTCTGGGCAACCTGGACAGCCTTTCGAGACCAACCTGAAATTGTGTTCATGCGGGTGGGATTTTCTCTGGCGATCGCCACTATTATTGGCTGGGTTTTTAGCGTTCAAAAGGATCTACGTCCCTTCCTCCAACCTGTTGTTGCCCGTGCGATTACAGCCAGGAGGCAGGAGGCAGGAGGCAGGAGGCAAGAGGCAGGCGACGGAGAGGCAGCGAGAAGCGGAGAAGCAGGGAACGCTTCAATTCAAAACTTAAAACTTAAAACTCAAAACGCTTACTCTACACCCCAATCTCCAACCTCCAACCCTCTGCTCCAGTCTGGTACCTACTGGTTGGGTAACGCTGGTCAGTCTGAGCGGGTGGATGTGGCTGAGCTTCAGGCGTCCATGCTTTCGGCGACTGTGGCACACAAACCACTTTCCTACAAGTTGGGGTTACTGCTAGAAAATACGGTGCAGGAATTTCGGGAATTAGGCGGAGTCCTGGTTCTGGGAAGCGCGATCGCGGCTATTCTGCAAGTTTTTGTGCCACGCGATTTAATTTTGGGGTTAGGGCAAAGCCCCGTCACTTCCATCCTTGCCATGATGCTTCTGGCAACCGTTGTTTCAATTTGTTCTACCGTCGATTCCTTCTTTGCCCTTGCCTTCGCTTCCACCTTTACCACAGGTTCGCTGCTGGCGTTCCTGGTCTTCGGTCCCATGATTGACCTCAAAGGCATTGGCTTAATGCTGTCCATCTTCAAACCCAGAGCTGTTTTCTACCTGTTTGCCCTGGCAGCGATGTTGACGTTTGTGCTGACATTATTTGTCAACCTTTATGTCGGTTGAAGCACATTCACCCTTGTTTATCTCTGTAGCCCCCTCACCCCCCACTCCTTTCTTTCTGAATCAACATCGGTAGAACAGAAAGCAGGGTCAAAAAACTGAGCGCGAGAAAGAGGGGCAGACGATCGCCGCCATGCAATGCCTGGATTCCACTCATCCCTAACCAGGCGTAGGCAAGCGAAAGTGGAATGATGCCCAGGAACGTCCCCAATGCGTAGGTTCTCAGGCTAATGGGGGTCAGACCAAACAGGAAGTTGACCAGACTGAAGGGCGAAAGGGGGGTCAACCGGACTGCCAGCACAAAGTTAAACGGGTTACGGGCGATCGCCTGGTTTAAGCCGCGCAGCATCGCGTGTTTACCCAGGTAGTGGTCTGCCCACTGGTGCAATGAGTAACGCGCCAGCAGAAACGCGCCCGTTGCTCCTAACGTTGCCCCAATAACTGACCACACTGCCCCCCAAAACACCCCAAAGACAGCCCCCGCTGCAACCGACATCACATTTCCTGGAAACCCCAGGCTTGTGGCTCCAGCAAAAACCAACACAAAAAAAGGGGCGGCACTGCCTCCCAAAGCATGCAACCGCTGAACTAAAAAAGCTTCATCAAACAATTCCTTGACGGGACTCAGCAGGCAAACGGCTAAAAACGAAAGAAGCGCGAGGGCGATCCAGAATTGGGTCTTAAAGCGTTTAGTGGGAGTCATAATTACCCTCGACGATACCATTTAACGATTGTTTCAGGAGGGATTTTGAGCGTATAAGCAAGCACAAACAGTTGGTTCATGAGGGTGGTTTTGCAGACGCCAAGCTTTTGCCAGCGCCGACCAGAGGTGAGAACGGCGGCAGGGGCGATCGCAATTTTGCCCAACGCCCTCAACCGGGAAATCATCTCAAAGTCTTCCATAATCGGCAAGTCTGGGAAACCTCCAATTTCCTGAAACACGGATGCTTTTAGGAAAATCGCCTGATCGCCGTAGGGCATCTGAAGCAGGTGCGATCGCCCCTTTACGCCCCACTCAACCAGCCGCAAGCCCCAGCTTGCCCCATCAATTTTGAGATCAAAGGCACCCGCGATCACGTTGGGTCGGCTCAAGGTTTGCCAGATTAAATGGTCAAAATTTTGCGGTAAAAGTGTATCTCCATGCAGAAACAGTAGCGTATTTCCCCTGGCAGCTTTTGCCCCTACATTCATTTGTCGGGCGCGACCAGGTAGGGAAATGATCACGCGTGCGCCTGCTGCTTCAGCAAGTTCAACCGTCGCATCCCGACTGCCCCCATCCACGACAATCACTTCCGTTGGGCTTGCGGTTTGAGCCGCTCTTAAGGTCGCAGGCAAATGTTTCGCTTCATTCAAAACTGGAACCACGATGGAAAGGGTTACTTTTGCTTCGTCATTCGTCATTCGTCATTCGTCATTGGGGTGTGGGGTGTGGGGTGTGGGGTGTGGGGTGTGGGGTGTGGGGTGTGGGGTGTGGGGTGTGGGGTGTGGGGTGATTTTTTTCTTTGCCAAATTTTTAGGTCTTGAGGATGGTCTACATCTGATAGGGTTGGGAGGTAGGCGATCGCCAGGTTCAACCGTTCTGCGATCGCTACCGTTTGGGAAAGAACTTGTGATGTACTCCAGGCAATTCCCTGGAACAGTTCTGGGATGGGATGATGTAAACCAATCAGGTAGTAGCCTCCGTCTGTCGCTGGTCCTAAAACCAGATCATGGTGGTGCAATGTTTGAAACGCTTTTTGCATCAGTAACGTATCCAATTCGGGGCAGTCGGTCCCAATGATCAGGGTGGCGTCACTCCCGTTGTTATAGGCAGATTGGAAGGACTGGAACATGCGATCGCCCAGATCTCCCTCTGGTTGCACCTGGTAATCCAGATTTGCTCCCAACCAGCTTTGCATGCGGGCAGCATCCCCACCCGCAAAGCGCACTTCCACCTTCAGAGTACGGATTGCTTGTAGCCCTCTGATTTGTGCCAGCGTATGCTCTGCCATCTGACGATGCAATTCAGCAGCACCCTCCGCACCCAGCACCGGAATCAAGCGCGTCTTGGCTTTTCCTGGTTCTGGATAGCGGGTAAAAACAATCAGATGTTCCCGATTAGCAGCAACTTTCTGGACCACAGCAAGCACTATCAAGATTGGTCACGGTTGCACGGTACTCCGCGCCTTTTGTCTCGCGCGGATGGCGCAATTCGTTGTGGCTACAGTCAAAAGGTTGGGCTGCACAAAGGGGAATTTCCTCGTAGGGGGGCAGGGGGAGAATACCCAGGTGATAGGGACCGTTGGGGTCAGTGTAGAGCTTGAAGGTTTTGTCGCAGACTGCCATCCGCTGTCCCCGATAGAGGGTGTGCCCATCATCATCCTGAACAGCCTTCCACGGACCTTTATAAACCACAGCCTGGTTGCGTTCCCAGCAGGGGCCTTCTTTACCCTTGAATGCCCGCACCGTCATCGATCGAAACTCAATTCCATCCACCACCTGCCAGGGTTGGTCTTGCCGAACCAGAATTTCCACCCCATAGAATCCGGCATCTTCAAACATTTTCAGGAACACATCTTCCCGAAATGCGCCCGCAATACAACCGCTCCATAGTTGGGCATCATTCAAAATTTGGGGCGTGGGGTCTTCGTCACAAACAATGTCGGAAATCACTGCGCGTCCACCCCGTTTCAAGACGCGATAAATTTCTCGAAAGAGTTGCTGTTTATCCTGGGGACGCACCAGATTCAGCACACAGTTAGAAATGACCACATCTACACTGTTATCAGCAATCAGGGGTTGCTCCTGACGCAGGCGATCGCATACCGCCTCAAAGGCTGCCACCTGATCGAACCGGGTAATAGGGTGCTGATTCAGCCATGCCTGTGCCTGATCCAGGTTCAATGCCAAATCCTGAATTTTGCCTTTGACAAAAGCAACATTGCGATAGCCCAATTTATCTGCCATCTCATCCAGGTATTTGCGAGACAGAGCTAACATTTCTTCATTAAAGTCAACTCCAATTACCTGTCCCGATGCACCCACCTTCTGGGCCAGAATATAGCAATTTTTGCCAGCCCCCGAACCCAGATCCACAACGGTTTCGCCCACTGCAACGTAGCGGGTTGGGTCTCCACAACCGTAATCCTTTTCAATAATTTCCTGGGGCAGGCGATCGAGGTAGCCAGGCTCGTATTCCGTTGGGCAGCAAAGTTCAGCTTCGGGCTGTTGTGCCCCAGCCCCATAGCGTTGCAGCACAGCTTGCTCGACATCGTAACTGCTTCCAGCTTGAACGGAGTCTACCTGTTGGTGCGTTATCGCTTCAGCCATGCACGCTTTCCTCTTAATCCGTGAGTTGTATTTGGATGAGTTCCATCTTACGCGCCATCATCCAACTTCTGGTAGACAATAGAGCAACAGTATTCGGTTCAGGTTGAACCTGAGCCAGATTCCTGTAACCTCGTTGCTGGATAATTCTGTCTTTGAACAAGTCGGCTTTTAATGCATATGTCTGGTATCCAACGAAGCTCCAAAGCGTTAGCTGGTTTCGGGAAGAGTTTACTGCTCATCAAGAAAAGAAACTCGCCCAGCAGTTATTTGGTGTAACCCTCAATGAACCCATCATCCGCACCTATTCGGAATACCAGCAGCATCTTTTGCGCCGTTTAACCGAGGCATTTCAGCGCGAATCAGAAACCATTAGCGTCACTACCGTCATTTCCTCTCTGATTGGGTTACCCCATGAAGTCATTGAAGAACTGGTGCCCAAACGGATCAGCCTCAATCCAGGGCTGGAAACCTTTCTTTCAGACCCGTTTAGACTCACTTTTGAGGTAGAAATGCAGAATGAAACCTTTCCCCTCATCGCCTGTCGGGAAACGGCTGCCATCATTACCGTTGAGTCAACCTCTTTCCAAACCTGGCTCCAGGCATGGCATACCCTCGATGGGCTGAACAATCGCATCATTGATCTGGACCTGGATGAGTAGGGGAAGAGGACTTTTATCCTTTATTCTTTCCCCATACCACACACACACCCCAACCCCACACCCCACACCCCACACCCCACATCCCCCAACCCACACCCCACACCCCACACCCCACACCCCACACCCCACACCCCACACCCCCACACCCCCCTCTGCCCCCTCTCCAAAAAAAAAGCCCCGACCTTGCGAGCGGGGAAATTATGGAAACCAGGGTTCATGATACATGCGGTTAGGCAAAGCGAGTGAGGAATTTTGGATGGGTGATCAGTTATTTAAGGAACTACTAGACCAACGAAAAACCGTCTTCTTATCGGGTTGAATTTCTACGTATTCCGAATGGTAGAGCGTTTCAGGCAAATGAACCCGAAACCAGATGCGACTGTAGCGGGTTTTTAGCCCAGGATAGGAAAATGATTCTGTGGTTTCAATAATTTCGGGGTCTGATGCGGGCAGGCATTCAAATATTAGGTTTTCGGTTGGAATGCCTAATTCTTCCTGAATTGCTCGTCTCGCGGCAGCTTCGGGAGGCTCGTCGGGTTTCCGTTTTTCTGCCAGTTCCTGCATTCCCCGTTTGCGAATTCTGCCATCGGAAAATTCTTGGTAGGCTTCAATCAACCTTTCCCCTTTATGGGAAATGACAATGACCAGGACGACATTCACCAGCCGAATGGGTTGTTTTTCCTCCCAAACAATTTCGCAATCTCCCGTCTTGATTTCTTCTAGAAGGGCAGTAAATTCTTTGGCGTTCCCCTTGCCATAGGTGGACAGGGATTCTGCCAGCGCTGCCCTTAATCGATCGAGTTCTTGCGTTTCCAGGTTCCTTCCAGCATCCATGAGACTGTAGGTTTATGTTTCCGTGAAATGCGCCTGGTCCCTGGCTTTCCTCATAGGAATCGTCTGCCAATTTCCGTCGCAAATCGAGGTCATTCTATATTGAGAGCTTATCGCATCTGAACCGCTCAAATTTAGAGGATTCAAACCTGAGATCGATCGCCCACTCAGCTGGCTTAGGGAACACTCAAAATAGAATGTGTACCCTCACCCCCTCAATCTTTTGCTGAACTCCCAACCGCCCACCCAAAACCTGAATTCTTTCGCTGCTGAAGTTGAGGATTTCCCCCATTTCATGCTGAAGGAAATCTACGAACAACCCGCAACGATTCAAACCTGCC from Kovacikia minuta CCNUW1 carries:
- a CDS encoding PAS domain S-box protein — protein: MYSRDRRLLGVLHAHQSLLQMSQFLNHLRLNQGGRIFIMERSEFLIASSGDHPVYKLRKDQLHRLKASDSADGQISEITERLNQQFGHIRNIPGNTQLNFSIQEETYFVQVTPYKNQLGLDWFIVAVVPESGFMAEIERNNRNTVLLCAAALFGAIVLGWLTAQWIAGPILRLSRVIRALTLGEWEHPIEDASRIAELEVLAHSFRQMAEQLQKSFDQVKTALEESEEKFTKVFRTSPDAVNIVTIPEARYLDVNDSFLETTGYSREEVIGRTAFELKLIADVEQVQKLQYLVETNQEIRNVEFDFCTKSGQIRTALLSCEVIELEGQRCILSVSRDISDRLVSRIFRH
- a CDS encoding transposase, with translation MTIAQREQQIHRVKAVSFQPELDEALEQALREAVISAVKITLESALKEELKAELAKMGDDRPRRSGYFQRRLDTQYGQVKDLRVPKLRERNPEREWQILQRYQRGLGNLLNWLCCLYVMGLSLRDLQEALYFLIGHVLSRSAVNQVTLQIQQHLDTRRLAPIGKTPAILIVDGVWVEIQYTREAFKLDRAGHLRQSRQAEERVILAVLAVWEDGSYEILHYEIASDEGEAEWEALFEHLIARGLQADAVKLVVSDGSLGLPKALKKTLPQAQQQRCITHKIRGIERYLSYEDLPKTDEQEQPLKREDAKRQRRFEIASEAYQIYNAETLEQARQRLEQFITKWETQEPKAIQVFQRDLELTLTFYQFAPNLHRHIRTTNHLERLFREFRTKSDEIGAFPHETSCLTVFFLVIERDHAKHDRKTVAKNS
- a CDS encoding PAS domain-containing protein — protein: MQRSEAKLKDVLNSATVGICSFRRYIDDSLEYEYFSAGHALIYGYTSKELMADIHLWKSRVHPEDLKNIVLPAHKKLLKHHSCSMEYRFFHKDGSVRWISEDLTARWDEVVDCLVITSAAVDRTARKQAEEALRQSEATKNQILKAIPDLMVWMTIDGVCLDVIDDNPDSAIPRWVAIGKNLYDLLPAEVAQKRKQAVQQALQTGEVQVYEHQFTMRGKTFNEEIRVVVVGTDRVLVIVRDMTDRRSVAS
- a CDS encoding response regulator, producing the protein MSSGAIPFPNSDILVVDDTPSNLRLLSDLLTAQGYQVRKIADGRWAIQAAQLSPPDLILLDIVMPGINGYEVCRLLKANERTREVPVIFLSVNDEVLDKVQAFRMGGVDYITKPFEPAEVLVRVETQLKLSQLQKQVQEQNLQLQTQNLRLQKEMSDRTATQLALDTLTQNLETKLRVNTSELTKQNQQLLHLQAQLKEALEQTQRLSQLKSELLHAIVQEFYNQTQTSFPSDRMTHPPLE
- a CDS encoding permease; its protein translation is MNWNQLNSAFTLFLSLLVEAVPFLLLGVLFSGILLFFIDERKLIRLMPKHPLLGALVGSCIGFLFPVCECGNVPVARRLLMQGVPSPVAIGFLLAAPTINPIVFWATWTAFRDQPEIVFMRVGFSLAIATIIGWVFSVQKDLRPFLQPVVARAITARRQEAGGRRQEAGDGEAARSGEAGNASIQNLKLKTQNAYSTPQSPTSNPLLQSGTYWLGNAGQSERVDVAELQASMLSATVAHKPLSYKLGLLLENTVQEFRELGGVLVLGSAIAAILQVFVPRDLILGLGQSPVTSILAMMLLATVVSICSTVDSFFALAFASTFTTGSLLAFLVFGPMIDLKGIGLMLSIFKPRAVFYLFALAAMLTFVLTLFVNLYVG
- a CDS encoding TVP38/TMEM64 family protein yields the protein MTPTKRFKTQFWIALALLSFLAVCLLSPVKELFDEAFLVQRLHALGGSAAPFFVLVFAGATSLGFPGNVMSVAAGAVFGVFWGAVWSVIGATLGATGAFLLARYSLHQWADHYLGKHAMLRGLNQAIARNPFNFVLAVRLTPLSPFSLVNFLFGLTPISLRTYALGTFLGIIPLSLAYAWLGMSGIQALHGGDRLPLFLALSFLTLLSVLPMLIQKERSGG
- a CDS encoding TIGR04283 family arsenosugar biosynthesis glycosyltransferase, yielding MTNDEAKVTLSIVVPVLNEAKHLPATLRAAQTASPTEVIVVDGGSRDATVELAEAAGARVIISLPGRARQMNVGAKAARGNTLLFLHGDTLLPQNFDHLIWQTLSRPNVIAGAFDLKIDGASWGLRLVEWGVKGRSHLLQMPYGDQAIFLKASVFQEIGGFPDLPIMEDFEMISRLRALGKIAIAPAAVLTSGRRWQKLGVCKTTLMNQLFVLAYTLKIPPETIVKWYRRG
- a CDS encoding TIGR04282 family arsenosugar biosynthesis glycosyltransferase; the encoded protein is MVQKVAANREHLIVFTRYPEPGKAKTRLIPVLGAEGAAELHRQMAEHTLAQIRGLQAIRTLKVEVRFAGGDAARMQSWLGANLDYQVQPEGDLGDRMFQSFQSAYNNGSDATLIIGTDCPELDTLLMQKAFQTLHHHDLVLGPATDGGYYLIGLHHPIPELFQGIAWSTSQVLSQTVAIAERLNLAIAYLPTLSDVDHPQDLKIWQRKKSPHTPHPTPHTPHPTPHTPHPTPHTPMTNDE
- a CDS encoding methyltransferase domain-containing protein, encoding MAEAITHQQVDSVQAGSSYDVEQAVLQRYGAGAQQPEAELCCPTEYEPGYLDRLPQEIIEKDYGCGDPTRYVAVGETVVDLGSGAGKNCYILAQKVGASGQVIGVDFNEEMLALSRKYLDEMADKLGYRNVAFVKGKIQDLALNLDQAQAWLNQHPITRFDQVAAFEAVCDRLRQEQPLIADNSVDVVISNCVLNLVRPQDKQQLFREIYRVLKRGGRAVISDIVCDEDPTPQILNDAQLWSGCIAGAFREDVFLKMFEDAGFYGVEILVRQDQPWQVVDGIEFRSMTVRAFKGKEGPCWERNQAVVYKGPWKAVQDDDGHTLYRGQRMAVCDKTFKLYTDPNGPYHLGILPLPPYEEIPLCAAQPFDCSHNELRHPRETKGAEYRATVTNLDSACCGPESCC
- a CDS encoding NUDIX domain-containing protein; protein product: MDAGRNLETQELDRLRAALAESLSTYGKGNAKEFTALLEEIKTGDCEIVWEEKQPIRLVNVVLVIVISHKGERLIEAYQEFSDGRIRKRGMQELAEKRKPDEPPEAAARRAIQEELGIPTENLIFECLPASDPEIIETTESFSYPGLKTRYSRIWFRVHLPETLYHSEYVEIQPDKKTVFRWSSSSLNN